One genomic region from Sulfurimonas sp. encodes:
- a CDS encoding ankyrin repeat domain-containing protein codes for MKQLLIYLFLVNILFASNEQMDDKIINLLNKVKHNKAHVMKQIAFKWSDSLYKRQGNSVLDIDTNGNFKNYLPSKLKNSDGGLIGSRGKYWVYTSIKKTCLVWNGIVEKNGVKLNKYYPDICKNPKTQMIGAIVYETAIGEKKLSKGFWSLSAFELKSKDILKLTNFQGTRKWYIQKEKPNQLKQEKAFRDAVYENDIAKLQNILNHNITINMNEMFLLAVEVSNLKTVKFLLDNGSDINYKNNYGNALSRASSNDANLQTIKYILKSGFNFDKDSLGDKSPIFGSAQTRQIKLINFWLENAIDINLEKSNGRTPIFDVCRNRKNIFARITYYDTLKLLKFMVSKGANPIHVDKRGTTTLHLISEKGELEQVKYISSFFKDINIQDNFLQTPLHHAARNIQYDNKKRIYYVIKYLLNKGADKNIKDKMKRTPYDIVNKMQFPDKKILNLLKP; via the coding sequence ATGAAACAACTACTAATATATCTTTTTTTAGTGAATATTCTATTTGCCTCTAATGAGCAAATGGATGATAAAATAATAAATTTATTAAATAAAGTCAAACATAATAAAGCCCATGTTATGAAACAGATTGCTTTTAAATGGTCAGATTCATTATACAAGAGACAAGGTAATTCCGTCTTAGATATAGATACAAATGGAAATTTTAAAAACTACTTACCAAGTAAATTAAAAAACTCAGATGGTGGGCTTATTGGGAGTAGAGGTAAGTATTGGGTATATACAAGTATTAAAAAAACTTGTTTAGTTTGGAATGGTATTGTTGAGAAGAATGGTGTTAAACTTAATAAATATTATCCAGATATTTGCAAGAATCCAAAAACTCAAATGATAGGTGCTATTGTTTATGAAACTGCTATTGGAGAAAAAAAACTATCAAAAGGTTTTTGGTCTCTTTCAGCTTTTGAACTTAAAAGTAAAGATATTTTAAAACTTACTAATTTTCAAGGTACTAGAAAATGGTATATACAAAAAGAAAAGCCAAACCAACTTAAACAAGAAAAAGCATTTAGAGACGCAGTATATGAAAATGACATAGCAAAACTACAAAATATTTTAAATCATAATATTACTATTAACATGAATGAGATGTTTTTACTAGCAGTGGAGGTATCAAACTTAAAAACTGTTAAATTTTTGTTAGATAATGGTTCTGATATAAACTATAAAAACAATTATGGAAATGCTCTCTCAAGAGCATCTTCAAATGATGCAAACTTACAAACAATAAAATATATTTTAAAATCTGGATTTAACTTTGATAAAGATTCACTAGGTGATAAATCACCCATATTTGGATCTGCACAAACTAGACAAATAAAATTAATAAATTTTTGGTTAGAAAATGCAATAGATATCAACTTAGAAAAAAGCAATGGAAGAACACCTATTTTTGATGTTTGCCGAAATAGAAAAAACATATTTGCTCGAATCACTTACTATGACACTTTAAAACTATTGAAGTTTATGGTTTCTAAAGGAGCAAACCCTATTCATGTAGATAAAAGAGGAACAACAACTCTTCATCTTATCTCAGAAAAAGGTGAACTTGAACAAGTTAAATATATTTCTAGTTTTTTTAAAGATATAAATATTCAAGACAACTTTCTTCAAACTCCGCTTCATCATGCCGCTAGAAATATTCAATATGACAATAAAAAAAGAATTTATTATGTAATAAAATATTTACTAAATAAAGGTGCAGACAAAAATATAAAAGACAAGATGAAAAGAACACCTTATGATATTGTAAATAAAATGCAGTTTCCAGATAAAAAAATACTTAATTTATTAAAACCATAA
- the cysS gene encoding cysteine--tRNA ligase: MYIYDSVQKTKRKFTPMKEGKVSLYVCGPTVYDDAHLGHAKSALVFDLLTRVLKANGLDVTYARNITDIDDKIIKKAVELGKNIKEITDFYTDAFHKEMQAIGVARPDIEPKATQSLDAMFELIQKLIDANHAYATEEGDVYFDTVSDSEYLKLSCRVQDEDDKQQRVQSSKSKKNSVDFALWKSIKDGSISFDSPFGKGRPGWHLECSAMIEKHLASSDAPFAVDIHGGGADLLFPHHENEAAQTRCATNHELANYWMHNGFVNINGEKMSKSLGNSFFLKDALKEYDGEVLRFYLLSTHYRSNFNFNTDDLAIAKKRLDKIYRLKKRLFGLANNTDQTTFKNELLKALSDDMNVSSALALIEAFVSSTNEALDTAGKHKLLKKETIANLSFVEEILGFGVKNPFEYFQFGIDEKTKQKIDELITLRNEAKKEKNFEASDKLRNEILAFGVSIMDTAQGTFWEKV, encoded by the coding sequence ATGTATATATATGATTCAGTACAAAAAACAAAACGAAAGTTTACGCCGATGAAAGAGGGAAAAGTTTCCCTTTATGTGTGTGGACCAACTGTATATGATGATGCTCACCTAGGTCATGCTAAGAGTGCTTTGGTTTTTGACCTTTTAACTCGTGTTTTAAAAGCTAATGGATTAGATGTTACTTACGCTAGAAATATCACAGATATTGATGACAAAATTATCAAAAAGGCTGTTGAGCTTGGTAAAAATATCAAGGAGATTACAGACTTTTACACAGATGCCTTTCATAAAGAGATGCAAGCCATAGGAGTCGCTCGACCAGATATAGAACCTAAAGCTACACAAAGCCTAGATGCTATGTTTGAACTTATACAAAAACTCATAGATGCCAATCATGCTTATGCAACAGAAGAAGGTGATGTTTACTTTGATACTGTAAGTGATAGTGAGTATTTAAAACTATCTTGTAGAGTTCAAGATGAAGATGACAAACAACAAAGAGTTCAAAGTTCAAAAAGTAAAAAAAATAGTGTAGATTTTGCTCTTTGGAAGAGTATAAAAGATGGAAGCATATCGTTTGACTCTCCTTTTGGTAAAGGTCGTCCAGGGTGGCATCTAGAGTGTTCTGCGATGATAGAAAAACATCTAGCATCTAGTGATGCTCCTTTTGCAGTTGATATTCATGGAGGTGGTGCTGATTTACTTTTCCCTCACCATGAAAACGAAGCTGCTCAGACTAGATGCGCAACAAACCATGAACTTGCTAACTACTGGATGCATAATGGTTTTGTAAATATAAACGGCGAAAAAATGAGCAAATCTTTAGGAAATAGTTTCTTTTTAAAAGATGCCCTAAAAGAATATGATGGCGAGGTTTTACGATTCTACCTTTTAAGCACTCATTATAGAAGTAATTTTAATTTCAATACTGATGATTTAGCAATAGCTAAAAAAAGACTAGACAAAATTTACAGACTAAAAAAACGCCTTTTTGGACTTGCTAACAATACAGACCAAACAACTTTTAAAAATGAACTTCTCAAAGCCTTGAGCGATGATATGAATGTTTCTTCTGCTTTAGCTCTTATTGAAGCGTTTGTTTCAAGCACAAACGAAGCTTTAGACACAGCAGGAAAGCATAAACTACTTAAAAAAGAAACTATTGCAAATCTATCTTTTGTTGAAGAGATTTTAGGTTTTGGTGTTAAAAATCCTTTTGAGTATTTTCAATTTGGCATAGATGAAAAAACTAAACAAAAGATAGATGAACTTATAACTTTAAGAAATGAAGCAAAAAAAGAAAAAAACTTTGAAGCATCTGACAAACTTCGTAATGAGATTTTAGCTTTTGGAGTTAGCATAATGGATACGGCTCAAGGTACTTTTTGGGAAAAAGTATAA
- a CDS encoding diguanylate cyclase: MQKIVFIIFFLIISILALQAVSLTQKEKAFLKKNPTIILGTDSSWEPFVMKDFNGRIIGYNDDILSIINKITGANFAQVLGNWSQIQEKAKSKEIDGLSVTAIFKEQKKWFNFSDIYISSKKIVMTKRGNPKNIKSDKDLDGKTIAILKGNISDENIVKKFKNSKIIYADTTKQMLTEIIYGEADVIFGHISITYLLSKMGLPYLDFAYPLEHKLDLVFSIRKDWPEALSILNKGLATISNHERIRLKQKWFFATANTKLKELTLKEKKYLKNKKQITMCIDPMWMPFESVENGKHIGISASYFKIFKKEIGIPIKLIATHSWTQSLEFAKKRKCDILSLLMPTKKNSEYLNFSKKYLEAPIGLATNKNISFIDNFNGLKGMKIGIVKDYGIAQIIKIKYPDINIIEIQNITDGLQQVERGEIFGCIDTIPVISNELQSNYSNNLKISGKLNTTIKLGVGVRNDDLILLSIFNKIIENLTPKIEQDILSKHIPIKYEQEFDYSLFIKFFAILTLISIFLLYRYITLQTYNKKIARQLKIINKNVLISSSNEKGIITDISEALSKLSGYKKEELIGKHHDILRHKDTSSITFKDMLNTLLKKKIWQGEIKNLKKDGSSYWVAVTITPILDKSFNIKSYHAISHNITDKKELERLSITDALTKIPNRLHLDNSYEKELKRVTRHKYDLSIIIIDIDFFKKINDTYGHKIGDNILVEFATILKQNIRSSDTLGRWGGEEFLIICPETNLEKATILAQKIREKIQNFNFSDINKLTCSAGVSSYSENDKQEETFIRADKALYEAKNSGRNKVVSLCV, translated from the coding sequence ATGCAAAAAATCGTTTTTATTATCTTTTTTTTAATTATCTCTATTCTTGCTTTACAAGCAGTATCTCTTACGCAAAAAGAAAAAGCTTTTTTAAAAAAAAACCCTACAATTATATTAGGTACTGACAGTAGTTGGGAACCTTTTGTCATGAAAGACTTTAATGGAAGAATCATTGGTTATAACGATGATATTTTAAGTATAATCAATAAAATAACAGGTGCAAATTTTGCTCAAGTTCTAGGTAACTGGTCGCAAATACAAGAAAAAGCTAAATCTAAAGAAATAGATGGTCTTAGTGTAACAGCTATATTTAAAGAACAGAAGAAATGGTTTAATTTTTCAGATATTTATATTTCTTCGAAAAAAATAGTAATGACTAAACGCGGAAACCCAAAAAATATAAAATCTGATAAAGATTTAGATGGAAAAACTATTGCTATCCTTAAAGGCAATATATCAGATGAAAATATTGTAAAAAAATTTAAAAACTCTAAAATAATTTATGCAGACACAACAAAGCAGATGCTAACTGAAATAATATATGGCGAAGCAGATGTGATTTTTGGACATATATCAATAACTTATCTACTTAGTAAAATGGGACTTCCTTACCTAGACTTTGCTTATCCACTTGAACATAAATTAGACTTGGTCTTTAGTATAAGAAAAGACTGGCCAGAAGCCTTAAGTATTTTAAACAAAGGATTAGCAACAATCTCTAACCATGAAAGAATAAGACTAAAGCAAAAATGGTTTTTTGCAACTGCAAACACAAAACTAAAAGAACTAACTCTAAAAGAGAAAAAATATCTAAAAAATAAAAAACAAATTACTATGTGTATTGATCCCATGTGGATGCCATTTGAAAGTGTAGAGAATGGTAAACATATTGGTATATCTGCTTCTTACTTTAAAATATTTAAAAAAGAAATAGGAATACCCATAAAATTGATTGCTACACATAGTTGGACACAGTCACTAGAATTTGCAAAAAAAAGAAAGTGCGACATCTTATCTTTACTAATGCCAACAAAAAAAAATAGTGAATATTTAAATTTTTCTAAAAAATATTTAGAAGCACCCATAGGACTTGCAACAAATAAAAATATATCATTTATAGATAATTTTAATGGCTTGAAGGGCATGAAAATCGGTATTGTGAAAGATTACGGCATTGCCCAAATCATAAAAATAAAGTATCCAGATATAAATATAATAGAAATACAAAATATCACAGATGGTCTTCAACAAGTAGAGAGAGGAGAAATTTTTGGATGTATAGACACCATACCAGTTATTTCAAATGAACTTCAATCAAACTACTCAAATAATCTCAAAATTAGTGGTAAACTCAATACTACTATAAAGTTAGGAGTCGGTGTTAGAAATGATGATTTGATTCTTTTAAGTATATTTAATAAAATCATAGAAAACTTAACACCTAAAATAGAGCAAGATATTCTAAGCAAGCATATTCCAATAAAATATGAGCAAGAATTTGACTACTCTCTTTTTATTAAATTTTTTGCTATTTTAACGCTTATATCTATATTTTTATTGTACAGATATATAACATTACAAACTTATAATAAAAAAATAGCTAGACAATTAAAAATTATAAATAAAAATGTTCTAATTTCATCAAGTAATGAAAAAGGTATTATTACTGATATCAGTGAAGCACTCTCAAAATTATCAGGATACAAAAAAGAAGAGTTGATAGGTAAACATCATGATATTTTAAGGCATAAAGATACATCTAGCATAACATTTAAAGATATGCTAAATACACTTTTAAAGAAAAAAATATGGCAAGGAGAAATAAAAAACTTAAAAAAAGATGGAAGTTCTTACTGGGTAGCTGTAACAATAACCCCTATTCTAGATAAAAGTTTCAATATCAAATCTTACCATGCAATAAGTCATAATATAACAGATAAAAAAGAACTTGAAAGGCTATCTATTACAGATGCTTTAACAAAGATTCCAAACAGACTTCATCTAGACAATAGTTATGAGAAAGAACTTAAGCGAGTTACTAGACATAAATATGACCTCTCTATTATCATAATAGATATAGACTTTTTCAAGAAAATCAACGACACTTACGGACATAAAATTGGCGATAATATTTTAGTAGAGTTTGCAACTATTTTAAAACAAAACATAAGAAGTAGCGATACTCTTGGGAGATGGGGTGGAGAAGAATTTTTAATAATCTGTCCTGAAACAAACCTAGAAAAAGCAACAATATTAGCACAAAAGATACGCGAAAAAATTCAAAACTTTAATTTTAGTGATATTAATAAGTTGACTTGTAGTGCAGGGGTTTCTAGTTATAGCGAGAACGATAAACAAGAAGAAACCTTCATAAGAGCAGATAAAGCTCTTTATGAAGCTAAAAATAGTGGAAGGAACAAAGTTGTATCTCTGTGTGTATAA
- a CDS encoding DUF4197 domain-containing protein has translation MRNNFIIVLIFSSSVLFSFDFGSFMSDVVKSVSEPTPSFSSKSTLSRDTISSGLKEALSIGAKYAVKELGKKDGYLSNASVKIPLPKSIKKAEDIIRGFGGDKYVDDFIESMNSAATDAAPKTIDIFLHAIQQMTIDDARKILSGNEDGATEYFKIYTTNSLTKLILPIVKKTMEANNVTAYYKKANSFYKSDIKSRAVEYGISSFLPKESEENLDEYVTSKAIEGLFIMIAQKEAEIRKDPLAQTTSLLKKVFGI, from the coding sequence ATGAGAAATAATTTTATAATAGTTTTGATTTTTTCCTCAAGTGTACTTTTTAGTTTTGATTTTGGAAGTTTTATGAGTGATGTCGTTAAGAGTGTTTCAGAACCAACTCCATCTTTTTCTTCAAAGAGTACACTAAGTCGTGATACTATCTCTAGTGGACTTAAAGAAGCTCTTAGCATAGGCGCAAAGTATGCCGTAAAAGAGCTTGGTAAGAAAGATGGCTATCTTAGTAATGCATCTGTGAAAATACCACTTCCAAAAAGCATAAAAAAAGCAGAAGATATCATTCGTGGTTTTGGTGGAGATAAGTATGTGGATGATTTTATAGAGTCTATGAATAGTGCGGCAACAGATGCCGCTCCTAAAACAATAGATATATTTTTACATGCTATACAACAAATGACAATTGATGATGCAAGAAAAATCTTATCTGGCAATGAAGATGGAGCAACTGAGTATTTTAAAATATACACAACTAACTCTTTGACAAAGTTAATACTTCCTATTGTCAAAAAAACTATGGAAGCAAATAATGTAACGGCTTATTATAAGAAGGCAAATAGTTTTTATAAGTCAGATATAAAGAGCAGGGCAGTAGAATATGGGATAAGTTCATTCTTACCAAAAGAGAGTGAAGAAAATTTAGATGAGTATGTAACTTCAAAAGCGATAGAAGGGTTGTTTATAATGATAGCTCAAAAAGAGGCAGAGATAAGAAAAGACCCTCTTGCTCAAACAACATCACTTTTGAAAAAAGTATTTGGAATTTAG
- a CDS encoding pitrilysin family protein has product MKYLLILTLIIGTIMASSLPKYETKTLKNGLQIVVIPLKNSTNVISTDIFYKVGSRNEIMGKTGIAHMLEHMNFKSTKNLPAGEFDKEVKSIGGVNNASTSFDYTHYYIKSSTDNLNKSLTLYAELMQNLNLKDEEFQPERDVVAEERRWRTENSPLGYLYFALFNNAYVYHPYHWTPIGFMNDIQTWTIDDIKDFHKTYYQPSNAILMVTGDVEAKEVFKKAKKAFGGIKNKAKIPEFKFVEPEQDGPKRVTIYRDSEVEMLAITFHIPDFKDKDQVTLSVISEILFSGKSSRLYKELIDKKRLVNSIYAYNMENIDPGLFIFLATCNPGVKAEDVEKELIAQIELMKNTKVTKAEINKVKINTKADFIYSLESSTSVANLFGSYLVRGDLTPLLEYEDDIKKVTAKKIQDAAKKYFNFNKSTTLILKKGE; this is encoded by the coding sequence ATGAAATACTTACTAATACTTACACTAATTATAGGAACAATAATGGCATCTTCATTACCAAAATACGAAACAAAAACTTTAAAAAATGGCTTACAAATAGTTGTAATTCCTTTAAAAAACTCTACGAATGTTATATCTACTGACATCTTTTACAAGGTTGGAAGTAGAAACGAAATCATGGGTAAAACAGGGATTGCTCATATGTTAGAGCATATGAACTTCAAATCTACAAAAAACTTACCAGCTGGAGAGTTTGACAAAGAAGTTAAAAGTATAGGTGGCGTAAACAACGCATCTACGAGTTTTGACTATACTCATTACTACATAAAATCAAGTACAGATAACCTTAACAAGTCACTAACTCTATATGCTGAACTTATGCAAAATCTTAATCTTAAAGATGAAGAGTTTCAACCAGAACGAGATGTGGTTGCAGAAGAGCGACGCTGGAGAACAGAGAATTCTCCATTAGGTTATCTTTACTTTGCACTTTTTAACAACGCTTATGTTTATCATCCTTACCATTGGACGCCTATTGGTTTTATGAATGATATACAAACTTGGACTATTGATGATATAAAAGATTTTCATAAAACTTACTATCAACCAAGCAATGCCATATTAATGGTTACAGGAGATGTTGAGGCAAAAGAAGTTTTCAAGAAAGCGAAAAAAGCTTTTGGAGGCATCAAAAACAAAGCTAAAATACCAGAATTTAAATTTGTAGAGCCTGAACAAGATGGACCAAAAAGAGTAACTATTTATAGAGATAGTGAAGTAGAGATGCTAGCTATTACTTTTCATATTCCTGATTTTAAAGACAAAGACCAAGTAACTCTAAGTGTAATCTCTGAGATTCTTTTTTCTGGAAAAAGCTCAAGACTTTACAAAGAACTAATTGATAAAAAACGCCTTGTGAACTCTATATATGCTTATAATATGGAAAATATTGACCCAGGTCTTTTTATATTTTTAGCAACTTGTAACCCTGGTGTAAAAGCTGAGGATGTTGAAAAAGAGCTAATAGCACAAATAGAACTGATGAAAAATACAAAAGTCACTAAAGCTGAAATAAACAAAGTTAAGATAAATACAAAAGCAGATTTTATCTACTCTCTTGAAAGCTCTACTTCTGTTGCGAATCTATTTGGAAGTTATCTAGTTCGTGGCGATTTAACACCACTTTTAGAATATGAAGATGACATCAAAAAAGTAACAGCTAAAAAAATTCAAGATGCAGCTAAAAAATATTTTAACTTTAACAAATCTACTACCCTTATTTTAAAAAAGGGAGAGTAA
- a CDS encoding DUF4136 domain-containing protein, whose product MKKITVLFIGLFLLVGCSTLKINVDYDESFAFKDKNSFVIKHKDKAGDDTLTNDRIINSLIADLKSKNYKKVSQNEADLIFVFHTSVKDKMELQTDYNTMGFGRYRFGGGMTTTTTSYNYVEGTLIIDALNPKNEKIVWRVVGTMEIKGIKSPKEKEEKINKLILKLMKKFPIHKN is encoded by the coding sequence ATGAAAAAAATTACAGTGTTATTTATTGGATTGTTTCTACTTGTTGGGTGTTCTACCTTAAAAATAAATGTTGATTATGATGAGTCTTTTGCTTTTAAAGATAAAAATAGCTTTGTTATAAAGCATAAAGATAAAGCAGGAGATGATACTTTAACAAATGATAGAATTATCAACTCTCTTATAGCTGATTTAAAATCAAAGAATTATAAAAAAGTTTCTCAAAATGAAGCTGATTTAATTTTCGTTTTTCATACATCTGTAAAAGATAAAATGGAACTTCAAACTGATTATAATACTATGGGTTTTGGAAGATATAGATTTGGTGGAGGAATGACAACTACAACAACAAGTTATAACTATGTAGAGGGAACACTTATCATAGATGCTCTAAACCCAAAAAATGAAAAAATAGTTTGGCGAGTTGTTGGAACTATGGAGATAAAAGGGATAAAATCTCCAAAAGAAAAAGAAGAAAAAATCAATAAATTAATATTAAAACTAATGAAAAAATTTCCTATACATAAAAACTAA
- a CDS encoding FAD-binding and (Fe-S)-binding domain-containing protein, giving the protein MLETKYQLFYDEIIKTISKEYVFTQKLHLLAFGTDASFYRLIPKIVIKAQNSDDVVSILKLATKYKLSVTFRAAGTSLSGQAISDSILVVTARTFNKISMSEDKSEVSLEPSVIGADANLFLAPFLKKIGPDPASINTAMIGGIAANNASGMCCGVADNSYNTLSSMKIVFYDGTLLDTSSQKSKQEFSLSHKVFLQSLDAYAKEIKADEVLKAKIIKKFKIKNTCGYSLNSFVDFDDVFEILEHLIIGSEGTLAFIKEITYKTVQDYPHKASSLVFFEDINEACKAVALLKLSSKVRVDAVELMDRKALSSVENKKGMPTYLKTLHKDVATLLIETRASNKDDLQTQIQDIKELLKTAKTIQDIEFTDKEEEYSLFWKIRKGLFPAVGAAREIGTTVIIEDIAFNIEHLAEATLKLQNLFSKYNYDEALIFGHALDGNLHFVFTQDFSNKKEIDRYKKFMDEVVALVVSYDGSLKAEHGTGRNMSPFVELEWGAQAYEMMKKVKKLFDPLNILNTGVIINDDSEAHLKNLKPMPQTHELVDKCIECGFCESVCPSNVITFTPRQRIVSNREISVLNRANKRDEALELEKEYQYAGLDTCATCSLCSTLCPVDIDTGAFTKYLREKQITSFDNKMANLITNNFSTTLKFMKVGLMAADVTHSIIGTNLMRKIPKWIPTLPKPISIDANRSSIKSQNKVVYFPSCVSRTMGGSLFDITFSLLEKAGYEVIMPKNLENLCCGMPFSSKGFSSQAKMKSRELENSLKIATQDGKYPVLCDTSPCTKKMIESFEGNLKIYEPIEFSLEFLIPKLKITKVNEPIVIHSTCSTRKMGLHSKFIKLAKLCSNEVIVPSDIKCCGFAGDRGFNFPELNKSALRTLKQQIPKGTKLAYSTSITCEIGLSEHGDIDYNSILYLVHKCSK; this is encoded by the coding sequence AAAGTACAAACTGAGTGTAACTTTTAGAGCGGCGGGTACATCTCTTAGTGGACAGGCTATAAGTGATTCTATCTTAGTTGTGACTGCTCGAACTTTTAACAAGATTAGTATGAGTGAAGATAAATCAGAGGTAAGTTTAGAACCTTCAGTCATAGGAGCAGATGCAAACCTTTTTTTAGCTCCTTTTTTGAAAAAAATAGGTCCAGACCCTGCAAGTATAAATACAGCAATGATAGGTGGGATAGCTGCTAATAATGCGAGTGGAATGTGTTGTGGTGTAGCTGATAACTCATACAATACTCTTAGTAGTATGAAGATTGTTTTTTATGATGGAACTCTTTTAGATACTTCATCTCAAAAGAGTAAGCAAGAGTTTTCTTTATCCCATAAAGTTTTTTTACAAAGCCTAGATGCTTACGCTAAGGAGATAAAAGCAGATGAAGTTTTAAAAGCAAAAATCATTAAAAAATTTAAAATAAAGAATACTTGTGGATATTCTCTTAACTCTTTTGTAGATTTTGATGATGTTTTTGAAATCTTAGAGCATCTAATCATCGGAAGTGAAGGAACTTTAGCTTTTATAAAAGAAATAACTTATAAAACTGTACAAGATTATCCACATAAAGCGAGTTCTTTAGTCTTTTTTGAAGATATAAATGAAGCTTGTAAAGCGGTTGCTCTACTGAAACTTTCTTCAAAGGTAAGAGTAGATGCTGTTGAGTTGATGGATAGAAAAGCTTTAAGTAGTGTTGAGAACAAAAAAGGAATGCCAACTTATTTAAAAACACTTCATAAAGATGTAGCAACACTTTTGATAGAAACAAGAGCATCTAACAAAGATGATTTGCAAACTCAAATACAAGATATAAAAGAGTTACTAAAAACTGCAAAAACAATACAAGATATAGAGTTTACAGATAAAGAGGAAGAATATTCTTTGTTTTGGAAGATAAGAAAAGGATTGTTTCCTGCTGTTGGAGCGGCTAGAGAGATTGGTACTACGGTTATTATAGAAGATATTGCTTTTAATATTGAGCATCTAGCAGAAGCAACTTTGAAACTTCAAAATCTGTTTTCAAAATATAACTATGATGAAGCTTTGATATTTGGTCATGCACTAGATGGAAATCTACACTTTGTTTTTACTCAAGATTTTTCAAATAAAAAAGAGATAGATAGATATAAAAAGTTTATGGACGAGGTTGTAGCACTTGTAGTTAGTTATGATGGAAGTTTAAAAGCAGAGCATGGAACAGGTAGAAACATGTCACCATTTGTTGAGTTAGAGTGGGGCGCCCAAGCTTATGAGATGATGAAAAAGGTTAAAAAACTTTTTGACCCATTAAATATTTTAAATACTGGTGTTATTATAAATGATGACTCAGAGGCGCATCTCAAAAACTTAAAACCGATGCCACAAACTCATGAACTAGTAGATAAATGTATAGAGTGTGGTTTTTGTGAGAGTGTATGTCCATCAAATGTTATAACTTTTACTCCAAGACAAAGAATTGTGTCAAATAGAGAGATAAGTGTTCTCAATCGTGCAAATAAGCGTGATGAAGCATTAGAACTTGAAAAAGAGTACCAATATGCTGGTTTAGACACTTGTGCTACTTGTTCTCTTTGCTCGACTCTTTGTCCTGTTGATATAGATACGGGTGCATTTACAAAGTACTTAAGAGAAAAGCAGATAACTAGCTTTGATAATAAAATGGCAAATCTAATAACAAATAATTTTTCCACTACTTTAAAGTTTATGAAAGTAGGGCTAATGGCAGCAGATGTCACTCACTCTATAATCGGTACAAATCTTATGAGAAAAATTCCAAAATGGATACCAACTCTTCCAAAACCAATAAGCATAGATGCCAATAGGTCTAGTATTAAAAGTCAAAACAAAGTAGTTTATTTTCCATCGTGTGTAAGTAGAACAATGGGTGGTAGTTTGTTTGACATTACATTTTCTTTACTAGAAAAAGCTGGTTATGAAGTGATTATGCCAAAAAATCTAGAAAATCTTTGCTGTGGTATGCCATTTTCTAGTAAAGGTTTTAGTTCTCAAGCAAAGATGAAATCTAGGGAGTTAGAAAATAGTTTGAAAATTGCTACTCAAGACGGAAAATATCCTGTACTTTGTGACACAAGTCCATGTACTAAAAAAATGATAGAGAGTTTTGAAGGTAATTTAAAAATATACGAACCAATAGAGTTTAGTTTAGAATTTTTGATACCAAAGCTAAAAATCACAAAAGTTAATGAGCCTATAGTAATCCACTCAACTTGTAGTACAAGAAAAATGGGACTTCACTCTAAGTTTATAAAACTTGCAAAATTATGCTCAAATGAGGTAATAGTTCCTAGTGATATAAAATGTTGTGGTTTTGCGGGAGATAGAGGTTTTAACTTTCCTGAGTTAAACAAGTCTGCACTGAGAACTTTAAAACAGCAAATTCCTAAAGGAACTAAACTTGCCTACTCAACAAGTATAACCTGTGAGATTGGGCTTAGTGAGCATGGCGATATTGATTATAACTCCATACTTTACTTAGTGCATAAATGCTCTAAGTAA